Part of the Candidatus Thiothrix putei genome, ACCGATGCACCCGATGTGAAATTGGTGACATCAACAGGGTAAACGGTCATTCTAGCCCGTCGTTGATATCCGCAAACAAATCCGAGCGCAATGGCTTATCCGCAAACCGTTGTTTCCAACATCTTGGCGTAAGGTCTTGCACCTGAGAAGCGGGATGCTCACTAACGCGCAACAGAACATCCATCAGATAGACATACGGGTTAATGTCATGCAGGCGGCAGGTGGTGATCAGGCTTTGGATGATGCCCACGTGTTCCGCGCCGAGTTCTGTCCAGCAGAACAACCAGTTTTTCCTGCCCATGGGGATGGGCCGCAGGGCGCGTTCGATGTGGTTGGTATCCATTGGCACGTCGGGATCTTCCAGAAACACGCGCAGTTCGTGTTCGCGGCGGATGACATAACCAAGGGCTTTGGTCAGCGGGTTGGAGGGGACTAAATCGGTACGTTGTAATTGGGTTTGGCACCATTCAAAGAACTGGTCGACCAACGGCTTGCTGTGGGTGAGGCGGTAGGTACGTTTGGCTTCCCCGTCGAGTTTTTTCTCGTTAATCTGGGCTTCGTGCTGATAGAGTGCCGCGATAGTGTCAAGGGCTTGGCGTACTGCTTGTGGTTCAGCGGTTTCGGCGGCAATGAAGGTGCGACGGCTGTGTACCCAGCATTGGGCATGGGTAATCTTGTCATTGGCGTTGACGTAACTGGCATAAGCACGGTAACCGTCGCTGAGCAGTGTGCCGCTGAACTGTTGGCGAAGAGTCTTTTCAATGTGTTGCCGCCCACGGCTGGCGGAGAAGGTGAAGACGATTTCGTCCTGATCCCCGTACAGCGGCCAGAAGTAGCCTTGCTTCATCTTGCCGTTGCCTGCGGGGCTGGCTTTGATGGGGGTTTCGTCCATCGCCAGCAGCTTGCTTTGCAGTACACTGGCGAGTTGCGCTTCGGCAATGGGTTTGAGCAGGTCGATGGCACGTTTCACCGCATTGGTCAGCGTCGTGCGGCTGAGGGTGATCCCCGCTTGGGTCAGGCGTTGGTGCTGGCGGTACAACGGCAGGTGGTACTGGAACTTGTCCACCAACATCCCCACCAAAAAGCTGACATCGGTGACACTACGTTCCAGCACGTTGGCGGGTGCAGGGCTGGGAAGTGGTGGGTTGCTGAGCGAAGCCGAAGCACTGCCCTTACGTTTGATGACCGGGCGCTCGTATTGCAGGATGAGGTAGCTGGCAGGGCGTTGCGCCACCCGATGGGTCACCTGGGTGCCGATCACCTCATACTGGTCAGCCTCTTCCCCCTGAAGTTCCGGCGGGGTGAGGTGAATCACCTTGACCGGGACATCGGCGGTAAAGCGTAACCCGCTGTCATTCACGCAGTCATCGGGGCGCAGCTTGGGGGCTTTGCCGCGTTGGTAGGTGACGGTAATGCTTTCACCCTCGGGTGCGGCAACTGGGGCGACTGCGGGGGCAAACAACGGCAACTGCGCCACCGGTATCTCAACCGGACGCTTTTCCGATTTGCTGCCAAAGACATGTTGCCTGAACCACGCCAATTGGCGTTTCAATTCAGCTATATCCTGTTTCAGGGCAGCATTTTCCTCACGCAACGCCAGCATTTCCGCCACAATCGGCGGCATGGGAACGCTGGTGTCAGACGGGGTGGATGGCTTTAAAATCATGGGCTTATTGTACCAGAATGTGGCTGCACAGGATACTGGTAACGCTTGAATTGTCTGGATTTTTGCACCTCAATGCCCGCCAAAATCAACTGCAAATCCGTCCGGGTCAGTTCGCGCTGCCCGCTGGTTGTCGGCTGCACCCGGTATTGGCCCTGCTCCAGGCGTTGGCTCCATAAGCAATAGCCGCTGGGTTCAAAATAGAGGATCTTCATCTGGGTTTTACGTAGGTTCACAAACACGAAATAATGCCCACTCAGGGGATTTTGCCCTAACTGGTTTTTCACCAAAGCGGTCAGCCCCGTAAAGCTTTTGCGCATGTCGGTGGCTTGGGTGCATAGCCAGATGCGGGCGGTGGCTGCGGGGGCAAACATCAGCGTTGGCTCAGGCGTAGTTCAACACCATTCCCCAAACTCAGCACAATGTGCCAGCCTTGCCCCAGCGCGGCATGACCCGCCGATAATGCTCCCAAGTCGATGAAGGTATTGGCGGGAACGGCTGGTTCCTCCACGCCATCTGCGGAGCGTAGACGCTGCCGCCATTGGCAAAAACTGGCGTAACCGATACTGTGCTGTTCACAAAATGCCGGGGCGGATAAGCCGCTGGCTTGCCATTGGCTGATGAGGGTTTGCCATTCGCTGGCACGGCGGTGAGGGCGTTTCATTGAGGTTTCCTTCGGTTGTTCAGGTTGGAAACCAGTTTAGGACGTGGAAATCGCGAGGGCTAGACGTGCTGAAATGGTCGCTTACTCAACAGGCGCAGTGCGTTGTGTTGCTGTGCCGTCACCCAATTGGTTGTAATCGTTGTAACCCCAGCATTTGATACCGCCAGCGGTGGTAGTGGCACAGGTATGGGAGGCATCCGCAAAGGATTCTACATCAATATCGCTAATACCGCTGGTCAGACCCGATACATCAACGGGGGCGTTACGACCTGTCGTCGTGCCATCACCCACTACACCGTAAGCATTGTAACCCCAGCATTTAGCGCCACCGTTTACCACGGCACAAGTGTGGCGACGGCCGGTATCAATGACGGTTACGCCACTGGTCAAACCCGTTACCTGTGTCGGGGTTAAACGTTCCGTGCTAGTACTATCACCAATGGCGCCATGTTCGTTATTACCCCAGCACTTGGCACTGCCACCCAGTTCAATCGCACAAGAGCGCAGTTGCCCCGCACTGACGGCAATGGCATTGCTTAAACCGCTAACCACAACGGGGACATTGCTATTGGTTTTTGTGCCATTACCCAACTGCCCGTAGGCGTTTTGCCCCCAGCATTTCACCGCACCGTTATCACGGGTCACAGCACAGGCATGATCACTACCGACTGATAAACTAAGCACATCGGTCAAACCCTGCACACTAACGGGCGTTATCCGTTGTGTGGTTGTGCCATCACCTAATTGACCAGAAGGGTTACGTCCCCAACACTTAACGGTTTCATCGGCTAATAGCGCACAGGAGAAGCGTTCACCTACACTGATAGCAGTCGCATTATTGATCCCTGACACACTGACCGGTTTTGAACGTTGTGTGGTCGTGCCGTCACCCAATTCACCGTTAGCATTATTACCCCAGCATTGTACTGAGCGATCTGCCAGTAACGCACAGCTATGGTAAGCCCCGGAAGCGACTTGTTTTGCGGTGGTAATATCGGCAACAGGATTCGCGGTAGACCGCTGTGTGGTCGTGCCGTCCCCTAACTGATTGTAGTTATTCAACCCCCAGCATTTTACCGTGCCATCAGCCGCGACCGCGCAGGAATGCAAGTAACCCGCGCTCACTGTGGCAGGCATGGGGTTGTAATTCAGTACCCTAGCAGTGAGAGCACTATCGCCACCTTTACCGATGAAGCCGAAATCTGCGGTGGCAGGTTGCAGCACAAGATTCGGTGCTTGCGCAAAGGCCAGCACCGGAAACAGGACGGTAGTGAACAGGAACAGGAGGGAATGCCACAGCGACACCCTCCTGCTCTCTGATTGCTGGGATGGTAATGGTTGTTTCATCATGCCACCTATACGCTTTACTTATTGCCAGATGATTCGATCAAAAATTTTTACTTCTTCTAACCATTATTTAATCAAATGCGCGTGATCGGCAATAAAAAGCCGACGAACGCTAATAATTTTAATTAATTGATTGTGGCTGGATACTAATTGATTTGTTTGTTTTGGATAAGTAACGCTTATTTGTTACCAATGTGGGCT contains:
- the tnpB gene encoding IS66 family insertion sequence element accessory protein TnpB (TnpB, as the term is used for proteins encoded by IS66 family insertion elements, is considered an accessory protein, since TnpC, encoded by a neighboring gene, is a DDE family transposase.) — its product is MFAPAATARIWLCTQATDMRKSFTGLTALVKNQLGQNPLSGHYFVFVNLRKTQMKILYFEPSGYCLWSQRLEQGQYRVQPTTSGQRELTRTDLQLILAGIEVQKSRQFKRYQYPVQPHSGTISP
- a CDS encoding IS66 family insertion sequence element accessory protein TnpB codes for the protein MKRPHRRASEWQTLISQWQASGLSAPAFCEQHSIGYASFCQWRQRLRSADGVEEPAVPANTFIDLGALSAGHAALGQGWHIVLSLGNGVELRLSQR